A single window of Nocardioides baekrokdamisoli DNA harbors:
- the mshB gene encoding N-acetyl-1-D-myo-inositol-2-amino-2-deoxy-alpha-D-glucopyranoside deacetylase, translating into MTDAAQQRLLLVHAHPDDESIGTGATMAKYVSMGRGVTLVTCTAGEMGEVLVPELAYLAADQEDRLGEHRRGEIADAMKVLGVTDHRWLGGFGTYRDSGMQWHDEGYAIPADDTHHNAFWNADLGKAADDLVQIIREVKPQVVVTYNPFGGYGHPDHIQAHRVSMLGTALARVAAHRRDLGEAWDVSKLYWTALSQTSIQRAIDTLQAGGEDPGFLSMILMMASPDEDLAARVDAREMTEKKLDALRAYPTQVAADGPFFQRSDALGDGGWGEEYYTLAHGTRGPVGDDGLEADLFAGLV; encoded by the coding sequence GTGACTGACGCCGCGCAGCAGCGCCTCCTCCTGGTCCACGCCCACCCCGATGACGAATCGATCGGTACCGGCGCCACGATGGCCAAGTACGTGTCGATGGGCCGCGGCGTCACCCTGGTGACGTGCACGGCCGGGGAGATGGGCGAGGTCCTCGTCCCCGAGCTGGCGTACCTGGCCGCAGATCAGGAGGACCGACTCGGCGAGCACCGCCGCGGTGAGATCGCCGACGCGATGAAGGTCCTCGGTGTCACCGACCACCGCTGGCTCGGTGGCTTCGGGACGTACCGTGACTCGGGCATGCAATGGCACGACGAGGGGTACGCGATCCCGGCCGACGACACCCACCACAACGCCTTCTGGAACGCCGATCTCGGCAAGGCCGCGGACGACCTGGTGCAGATCATCCGCGAGGTGAAGCCGCAGGTCGTCGTCACCTACAACCCGTTCGGCGGCTACGGCCACCCCGACCACATCCAGGCCCACCGGGTGTCCATGCTCGGCACCGCACTGGCCCGGGTGGCTGCTCATCGTCGCGATCTCGGTGAGGCGTGGGACGTCAGCAAGCTCTACTGGACGGCGCTGTCGCAGACCTCGATCCAGCGGGCGATCGACACGCTCCAGGCAGGCGGCGAGGACCCGGGCTTCCTGTCGATGATCCTGATGATGGCCAGCCCCGACGAGGACCTGGCGGCGCGCGTCGACGCGCGGGAGATGACCGAGAAGAAGCTGGATGCGTTGCGTGCGTACCCGACCCAGGTGGCGGCGGACGGCCCGTTCTTCCAGCGCAGCGACGCACTCGGCGACGGCGGCTGGGGCGAGGAGTACTACACGCTCGCGCACGGCACGCGTGGTCCGGTCGGGGATGACGGGCTGGAGGCCGACCTGTTCGCAGGTCTCGTGTGA
- a CDS encoding (deoxy)nucleoside triphosphate pyrophosphohydrolase has product MRPPHRPDAETTVSARTPVVGAAILHAGTVLAARRTEPAHLKGLWEFPGGKVDEGESFDEALAREIHEELGVRIRVGDWFPLTVDIGERWQMRTALARIIEGEPHPHVHDAIRWLALDDLESVEWVEADRPFLVYVREALSGPLTRAILFDEQDAIAVAERLTRDGWTADIVRERYQGEDDEEDQPWAVVSDAPQIMVEMLVEQYDGWLDLPEPPKVTPLVLPVAPKRIKRPQ; this is encoded by the coding sequence GTGCGACCGCCGCACCGCCCTGACGCTGAGACCACGGTGAGCGCGCGTACGCCCGTGGTCGGGGCCGCAATCCTGCACGCGGGCACGGTTCTGGCCGCCCGTCGCACCGAACCCGCCCACCTCAAGGGGCTGTGGGAGTTCCCCGGCGGCAAGGTGGACGAGGGTGAGAGCTTCGACGAGGCGCTCGCCCGCGAGATCCACGAGGAGTTGGGCGTACGCATCCGCGTCGGCGACTGGTTCCCACTGACCGTCGACATCGGCGAGCGGTGGCAGATGCGGACGGCGTTGGCCCGCATCATCGAGGGCGAACCACACCCGCACGTGCACGACGCGATCCGGTGGCTCGCGCTCGACGATCTGGAATCGGTCGAGTGGGTCGAGGCCGACCGGCCCTTCCTCGTGTACGTCCGCGAAGCCCTCAGCGGACCGCTGACCCGGGCGATCCTGTTCGACGAGCAGGACGCGATCGCGGTGGCGGAGAGGCTGACGCGCGACGGCTGGACGGCCGACATCGTCCGCGAGCGGTATCAAGGGGAGGACGACGAGGAGGACCAGCCGTGGGCCGTCGTCAGCGATGCCCCGCAGATCATGGTCGAGATGCTCGTCGAGCAGTACGACGGCTGGCTCGATCTGCCCGAGCCGCCGAAGGTCACACCGCTGGTCCTTCCGGTGGCGCCGAAACGGATCAAGCGGCCCCAGTAG
- a CDS encoding YidH family protein, whose product MASRTPDHVYDVGDEPDPRFSLANERTFLAWVRTAMALMAGGLALHSLNVVHTEWLRTTVALALLLLGAGCTCAAYLRWRKVERAMRLREPLPRFTLGLWMTAAVVVIALALAVVMAL is encoded by the coding sequence ATGGCCTCTCGTACTCCCGACCACGTCTACGACGTCGGAGACGAGCCCGATCCGCGGTTCTCGCTGGCGAACGAACGCACGTTCCTGGCGTGGGTACGCACCGCGATGGCGCTGATGGCCGGCGGTCTCGCGCTGCACTCGTTGAACGTCGTGCACACCGAATGGCTGCGGACAACGGTGGCTCTGGCCCTGCTGCTCCTCGGCGCCGGCTGCACCTGCGCCGCGTACCTCCGGTGGCGGAAGGTCGAGCGCGCGATGCGCCTGCGGGAACCGCTGCCGCGCTTCACCCTCGGGCTCTGGATGACCGCGGCGGTCGTGGTCATCGCGCTTGCCCTGGCCGTGGTGATGGCGCTCTGA
- a CDS encoding hydroxyisourate hydrolase, giving the protein MGIVTRIKEDLGLPITSLTVRITDTALGSPAAGVHLTLSAPDGHGLNGRTDEFGSARVDDGLIPGSYAVVLEAGKWFAAHNRPCGYGDIVINVEVSTGAAHDVTVSLAGFAYSITLEPNAYQPPAS; this is encoded by the coding sequence ATGGGGATCGTGACCCGGATCAAGGAAGACCTCGGCCTGCCGATCACCAGCCTGACGGTGCGCATCACCGACACCGCGCTCGGCTCTCCGGCGGCCGGAGTCCACCTGACCCTCTCCGCACCGGACGGGCACGGGCTGAACGGGCGGACCGATGAGTTCGGGAGCGCCCGCGTCGATGACGGGCTGATTCCCGGCTCGTACGCCGTCGTGCTCGAGGCCGGCAAGTGGTTCGCGGCCCACAACCGGCCATGCGGATACGGCGACATCGTGATCAACGTCGAGGTCAGCACGGGCGCTGCACACGACGTCACGGTGAGCCTGGCGGGCTTCGCGTACTCGATCACCCTGGAGCCGAACGCGTACCAGCCTCCCGCGAGCTAA
- a CDS encoding YoaK family protein, whose amino-acid sequence MTRTERVHLTLMLVLTFTTGINDAVGYLGLDKVFTGNMTGNVVVLGMALAGGTGLPVLGPALALAGFGAGAAAGGRALSRDPRPWGPRTTALFALVGLVMLALATVLATASRTHTVDVVITTIAAIAMGLQAATARHVAVKEVTTVVVTSAITGLAADSWFGNGTGGPWRRRAGAVALILLGALAGAAMLHWHLAAPMFVAGALILATTAAGARAA is encoded by the coding sequence GTGACCAGGACCGAGCGCGTACACCTGACGTTGATGTTGGTGCTCACCTTCACCACCGGCATCAACGACGCCGTCGGCTATCTCGGGCTCGACAAGGTCTTCACCGGCAACATGACCGGCAACGTCGTCGTCCTCGGGATGGCCCTCGCTGGCGGGACGGGCCTTCCCGTTCTCGGCCCGGCTCTCGCGCTGGCCGGGTTCGGTGCGGGCGCGGCCGCTGGCGGTCGAGCTCTGTCCCGTGATCCGCGACCGTGGGGTCCGCGTACGACCGCGCTCTTCGCGCTCGTGGGGCTGGTGATGCTCGCCCTCGCGACGGTGCTGGCCACGGCCAGTCGTACGCACACCGTCGACGTCGTGATCACGACGATTGCCGCCATCGCGATGGGACTGCAGGCCGCGACCGCAAGGCACGTCGCCGTCAAGGAGGTCACGACCGTCGTGGTGACCAGTGCGATCACCGGCCTGGCTGCCGACAGCTGGTTCGGCAACGGGACCGGCGGGCCCTGGCGCCGTCGAGCGGGAGCCGTCGCCCTGATCCTGCTCGGTGCTCTTGCGGGAGCGGCCATGTTGCACTGGCACCTGGCGGCGCCGATGTTCGTGGCGGGGGCGCTGATCCTGGCGACGACCGCGGCCGGCGCCCGGGCTGCTTAG